The following are encoded together in the Argopecten irradians isolate NY chromosome 5, Ai_NY, whole genome shotgun sequence genome:
- the LOC138324045 gene encoding interferon-induced protein 44-like isoform X2 has translation MAKKLTETHKNQLSKWIDSSKSHKFTLLYKISRDGCNAQTFHTYCDNKGPTVTVLYNTNNSVYGGYTAASWNSNGAYIPDPKAFLFKLEYNGTPQPMKFPNTNETYAIYGAFDYGPTFGGGHDLICFNGTVNKSGNYFPLNGSTNVGHSYDMQGQNYSSVMNSHMQVLELEVYSVQESLDVLQKPLDVLQKPLGVLQKPWIHNIDWSSKLEEELKDKVAAYKPLSGLDLQQARILLVGQVGAGKSSYFNTINSIFRGHVSAQANAGSAEHSLTTAYRIYQVRDGYAGKPLNFRLCDTRGLEEDRGLDDRDVDYLLDGQMPDRYKFNPSVSLSPDAICYVKHPKLSDKIHCVVFVLDGSTVDVLSEKVLERIKSMQIRMNQRGIPQVVLLTKIDRICEEISDDVSKVFFSLAMKECVDKVAMVMGLPRSHVLPVKNYEGEVELDQNTNILALLSLRRLLYFVDDFLYNKLDEMEADQTQKVKIRE, from the exons ATGGCGAAGAAGCTGACAGAGACCCACAAAAACCAACTTTCCAAGTGGATTGATTCGTCAAAATCACACAAGTTTACATTACTGTACAAGATCAGCCGAGATGGCTGTAATGCTCAGACCTTCCACACTTACTGTGACAACAAGGGACCAACTGTTACCGTCCTTTATAACACAAACAACTCAGTATACGGGGGATACACCGCCGCCAGCTGGAACTCAAACGGTGCCTACATACCTGATCCAAAGGCGTTCTTGTTTAAATTAGAATACAATGGGACACCACAACCCATGAAGTTCCCCAACACCAATGAAACATATGCCATATATGGTGCATTTGATTATGGTCCGACTTTTGGTGGAGGCCATGACTTAATTTGTTTCAACGGAACTGTAAATAAATCTGGCAATTATTTCCCATTGAATGGGAGCACTAATGTGGGACATTCGTATGACATGCAAGGACAGAATTACTCCAGTGTCATGAACAGTCACATGCAAGTCCTGGAGCTAGAGGTTTACAGCGTTCAAG AGTCACTGGATGTTCTTCAAAAGCCACTGGATGTCCTTCAAAAGCCACTGGGGGTTCTTCAGAAGCCATGGATTCATAATATTGATTGGAGTAGTAAG CTGGAGGAGGAGCTGAAAGACAAAGTGGCTGCCTACAAACCATTATCTGGCCTAGATCTCCAGCAGGCGAGGATCTTACTGGTGGGACAGGTTGGTGCGGGCAAGTCAAGCTACTTCAACACCATCAACTCCATCTTTAGGGGACATGTTAGTGCTCAGGCTAATGCGGGAAGTGCTGAGCACAGTCTAACAACTGCT TACCGGATATATCAAGTCCGAGACGGATATGCCGGTAAACCCCTCAACTTCCGGTTATGTGACACCCGTGGCTTGGAAGAGGATCGGGGTCTAGATGATAGAGATGTGGACTATCTACTGGACGGTCAAATGCCTGACCGCTACAAG TTTAACCCCTCCGTGTCACTGTCGCCTGATGCCATATGCTACGTGAAGCATCCTAAGCTGTCAGATAAGATCCACTGTGTTGTGTTTGTCCTAGACGGTAGTACTGTGGATGTCCTTTCTGAGAAAGTGCTGGAGAGGATAAAGTCCATGCAGATACGGATGAATCAAAGAG GAATACCCCAGGTTGTGCTGCTCACCAAAATCGATAGAATATGTGAAGAAATCTCCGATGACGTCAGCAAAGTTTTCTTTAGTCTAGCGATGAAGGAGTGTGTTGACAAAGTTGCCATGGTGATGGGTTTACCCCGGTCACATGTACTTCCTGTCAAGAACTATGAGGGTGAGGTTGAACTTGACCAGAACACCAACATCCTGGCACTTCTCAGTCTCAGACGGCTCCTATATTTTGTTGATGACTTCCTGTACAACAAACTGGACGAGATGGAGGCTGATCAAACACAAAAAGTTAAAATCAGAGAATGA